Proteins encoded by one window of Haliotis asinina isolate JCU_RB_2024 chromosome 6, JCU_Hal_asi_v2, whole genome shotgun sequence:
- the LOC137287950 gene encoding beta-1,4-N-acetylgalactosaminyltransferase bre-4-like, translating to MNRKIAERAQCTHSPKDDREGRRRNRQSCVFPVQSSSRVQCRQNNLSETRRVLKELLTWPELEATLKATMTLLPGGYHRPRDCESPKRLAIIIPFRDREENLKVLLNNLHRVLQKQQAEYAIFVVEQETGTPFNRGLIKNIGYVEASALCHFDCFTFHDVDLVTESEKNTYWCGPRAVHHARKLDIWNYRQLQDKLFGGVLTFNETFFSTINGYSNLFFMWGAEDDDLFDRMLAKHLPFEISKYSRYTTLGHARLPKEEEKKWAVYRPGKNRYDSDGLSNMGGIYRLISVDYRPLYTRIYVSVNHTDVMARIKGYGIKV from the exons ATGAATCGGAAGATTGCTGAACGAGCACAATGCACCCATTCTCCAAAGGACGACCGAGAAGGGAGAAGGCGAAACAGACAGTCTTGTGTTTTCCCCGTACAGTCTTCAAGTCGAGTGCAATGTCGGCAGAACAACTTAA GTGAGACACGACGGGTATTGAAAGAATTACTGACCTGGCCTGAGCTTGAGGCAACACTGAAGGCGACCATGACGCTTCTCCCTGGGGGTTACCACAGACCCCGTGATTGCGAATCCCCAAAACGACTGGCAATCATAATTCCATTCAGGGACAGAGAGGAAAACCTGAAGGTCCTTCTCAACAACCTCCACAGAGTGCTTCAGAAACAACAGGCAGAGTATGCCATCTTTGTAGTGGAGCAG GAAACAGGTACACCTTTCAACCGCGGTTTGATAAAAAACATAGGATACGTTGAAGCGAGTGCACTGTGTCACTTTGACTGCTTCACCTTCCATGACGTTGACCTGGTAACAGAGAGTGAAAAGAACACCTACTGGTGTGGACCACGGGCTGTTCATCACGCTCGAAAACTCGACATATGGAATTACAG GCAATTACAAGACAAGCTCTTTGGGGGCGTACTCACTTTCAACGAGACATTTTTCTCGACCATCAATGGCTACTCCAATTTGTTCTTTATGTGGGGGGCGGAGGATGATGACCTATTCGACAG GATGCTGGCAAAACATTTGCCGTTCGAGATCAGCAAATACTCTCGTTACACAACATTGGGGCATGCGAGACTACCAAAGGAAGAAGAAAAAAA ATGGGCTGTCTACAGACCAGGAAAAAATCGATATGACAGCGATGGACTCAGCAACATGGGGGGAATTTACCGGTTAATTTCTGTAGACTACAGGCCTCTATATACGCGTATATATGTTTCTGTCAATCACACTGACGTTATGGCTCGCATAAAGGGCTATGGAATAAAAGTATAA